A DNA window from Vigna unguiculata cultivar IT97K-499-35 chromosome 10, ASM411807v1, whole genome shotgun sequence contains the following coding sequences:
- the LOC114166975 gene encoding uncharacterized protein LOC114166975, protein MAEVPIHRGWMYDRCYPGRRGLKEDFIIGVEDFIWTARQYKYYALDGGIRCPCLKCQCTKILKDEVVKVHLYQKGFMPNYKIWTFHGEEMPSVDLTAQENCLHSSSTVAHTSEMDQFMYMQEMVNDALNRHPSFEEQDNSRLEESPNEATQRFYNLLAEANQPVFEGVTESKLSVCVRLLACKSNWNIPNQALDNMAKIYLDLTPPNNSLPKNYYEAKRLVSKLGLESKKIDCCVNGCMLFYDNDNGKNDASLLECKFCGQARYHTIHAGRRQKKPIPLKSMFYLSIIPRLQRMFASMETAQHMTWHYENKTQGVLRHPSDGEAWKHFDRKHESFASDPRNFRLGLCSDGFNPYIQASSSPYSCWPVIVTPYNLPPEMCMTKPFMFLTCLIPGPCNPKASIDVYLEPLIDDLNKLWNGIWTYDVSRKQNFLMRAALMWTINDFPAYGMLSGWSTHGKLACPHCMEHTKTFTLNYGRKSCWFDCHWRFLAIDHPFRRNKKTFRKGEVETDRPPPRLTPSQVWRRVKDYPKVTETGVTRIDGYGE, encoded by the coding sequence ATGGCCGAAGTTCCCATCCACCGTGGTTGGATGTATGACCGTTGTTATCCTGGAAGAAGAGGTTTAAAGGAAGATTTTATCATAGGAGTTGAGGACTTTATTTGGACGGCtcgacaatataaatattatgctcTTGATGGAGGGATTAGATGTCCATGCTTAAAGTGCCAATgcactaaaattttgaaagacgAGGTGGTTAAAGTTCATTTATACCAAAAAGGATTCATGCCAAATTACAAGATTTGGACATTTCATGGTGAAGAAATGCCCTCTGTTGATTTGACTGCACAAGAAAATTGCCTTCATAGTTCAAGTACTGTTGCACATACCTCTGAGATGGATCAATTTATGTATATGCAAGAAATGGTGAATGATGCGCTTAATCGACATCCTTCATTTGAAGAACAAGACAATAGCCGTTTAGAAGAGTCTCCAAACGAAGCCACTCAGAGGTTTTACAATTTATTGGCAGAGGCAAATCAACCTGTATTTGAAGGGGTAACAGAGTCGAAACTATCAGTATGCGTTAGACTTTTGGCTTGCAAATCTAATTGGAACATTCCTAACCAAGCATTAGACAATATGGCAAAAATCTATTTAGATCTAACACCACCAAATAATTCTTTACCAAAGAATTATTATGAAGCCAAGAGATTAGTTTCAAAGTTGGGATTAGAGTCTAAGAAGATTGATTGTTGTGTTAATGGGTGTATGCTTTTTTATGACAACGATAATGGCAAAAATGATGCATCATTACTTGAATGCAAATTTTGTGGACAAGCTCGATATCACACAATCCATGCAGGAAGAAGGCAAAAAAAACCAATTCCATTGAAGTCTATGTTCTACTTGTCTATAATTCCAAGATTACAAAGAATGTTTGCTTCAATGGAAACAGCACAACACATGACATGGCATTATGAGAACAAAACTCAAGGAGTGCTACGTCATCCATCTGACGGTGAAGCCTGGAAGCACTTCGATCGAAAACATGAATCCTTCGCCAGTGATCCTCGTAACTTTCGACTTGGTCTATGTTCGGATGGATTTAATCCATACATCCAGGCATCGTCTTCACCATATTCTTGTTGGCCTGTGATTGTTACTCCATACAATCTTCCTCCTGAGATGTGTATGACAAAGCCTTTCATGTTTTTAACATGTCTAATACCAGGTCCATGTAATCCAAAGGCATCCATAGATGTTTATTTGGAGCctttgattgatgatttgaatAAGTTGTGGAATGGTATTTGGACGTATGATGTTTCAAGGAAGCAAAATTTCCTTATGAGGGCGGCTTTGATGTGGACAATTAATGACTTCCCTGCATATGGAATGTTATCTGGTTGGAGCACACATGGTAAATTAGCTTGTCCACATTGCATGGAGCACACTAAGACATTCACATTGAATTATGGTCggaaaagttgttggtttgacTGCCATTGGAGGTTCTTGGCCATTGACCATCCATTTAggagaaacaaaaagacattTCGCAAAGGGGAAGTTGAAACGGATAGGCCACCTCCTAGGTTAACCCCATCACAAGTTTGGAGAAGGGTCAAAGATTATCCAAAAGTGACTGAAACTGGTGTGACAAGGATAGATGGGTATGGAGAGTGA